A segment of the Capra hircus breed San Clemente chromosome 19, ASM170441v1, whole genome shotgun sequence genome:
TCCTTTACCGGCTGCCGGCAGGGCCCAAGTTGGCCGCCAGAGGGCAGCAGATGCTATCAGAGGCGGAGCCGCCCTTCCTTGCCCCTCCCCAAtggccctttctttctctttttccttttttcaaatgTACTTGGGCTGCGCCacgtggcatgtggtatcttggttcttgaccagagatcaaatctgtgcccccggcagtggaagtgtggagtcttaactactggaccgccagggaagtccccccattGGCCCCTTCTTATCCCAAATCCTCCAACACACTTTACAAGGTTTCTAAACAGCAAGATTTCAGGAAGAGGAGAAATGGAAGAGGCGGGGCCAAGACCGGATAAGCTGAGGATGAAGCCTAACTGAGACATCTAGGCGGGACGGGGAGGTGAGGGATTTTAACAATAACCCAGGTAAAAGCCTGGGAGTGCCCCACTAGATCAGTTTCATTGTATCATTTCCTGCTAATACAATGAAAGTATATGAAAAACGAAAGTATCTGCTGTCCTGAAAGCTCCGATAGTCTTTGAGACATTCTCCGATTTCACTAAACTCTTGGCACAAGGTGGCAAAATGGGACCCAAGGGATGATGggacatgcccaaggtcacagggacatgcccaaggtcatgagctaggtgtgggatggggtggtAGCAGCTGGAGTTGAAAGCAACTGCTGAATGTTCTGCTTCCTTCTCTATGCTGGGCCTTTCAGCCAAGCGAACAAGGAGCAAAGTGGTCCATTTTAATCTGTTCTAAAGAGGGAAGGACAGAACAGAGAGAGGGGGAAGGAAACGCCCAGGTCCACCCACCTATGGCCACCTGTAGTGGGTTGCATGGTGTCCCCAAGACGTCCGGCTCCCAACCCTGGGCACCAGTGAATGGGACCCTATTTGGAAAAAGAGTCTGTGAAGGTGTAATTAAAGTAAGGATTTCAGGGACGTccccagcggtccagtggttaagaatccatcttccagtgcaggggatgcaggtctgatccctggttggggaacgaagatcccacatgccagggggcTCCCGAGCGCCACAACCAAGACCCGATACAGCAATAAACAAATGTATCTACCTCAAGAGGGGATCACCCTGGATTCAGGGGGGCCCTAAGGTCAGTGACGAGTGCTCTTAGAAGAAGAGAGACACAGGAGCACAGAGGAAGTTAGAGCAGAGACCGCAGGGCTGAGCCTACAAGCCAAGGTCAGCCGGCAGCCACTAGGAGGGGGGCAGGGAACAGTCTCCCCCGAGGCCTCCAGAACGCTGAGGATGAActtctgtttaagccacccagtctgtgctgGTCTGTTGCAGAAGCCCCAGGACATGAAGACGCGGGGGTCCTGGAACTCCGAGGGGGCACGGAGTGAGGAGGGCATCTGGTTCTCAGCTGGACAGAGCTCCAGCCCAGCCCTTTCcccaggcccagagaggtggggtgacttgtccagggtcacacagcatgcCTGGCAAACCCCAGCACCAGGACCCTGGCAGAGCTCGTCATACCTCCTTCCTGCCTGGATGTGGGGGACTGGGATGGAGGCATGGCTCCGTCAGCTAATGGCTGTGGGCCCCGGACAAGACACCTAGCCCCTCATGTTCTCCACCAAGCAGGACCCACGGGAGCCCTTCCTGTGGCCGAATGGGCAACAGACGAGGTCCCAAGAGCAGCCCATCAGGCCCAGGTGCACAGCTCCTGGGTAGCAGAGGCAGCTTTCCTCCTGACCTGTCTGGAGGCCCGGGCGCCAGCTCAGCCATTACCTTCGATGGTACCCCACttggttttccttccaaggatcctCTTCCCATTCACTTGGTACTCGTGGTCACTGCCCACCACAGCAAACGGGATCatctcctgggggaggggcaggaggcatGGTCACTTGCGCGTGCAAAGGCCGGTCCACTCCCTGGGCCCCTGGCAGGAGTTGCCCTGAGTCGGGCCTCCAGCACTGAGACCCCTTGGCCTGAGAGGGCCGCACGCGGACCTTCTGGCTCCGATAACCCTCCTGGCCCAGATAATACTTCCTTATGGCTCAAGATCACCCCACCTGTTTTCCTGGACCCCTGGAAAGACCCACCCATGTCCTCTAGCAGGAATTGAGGGGCCTCCGGAAATAGCAGTCGGGTCGGTGCACTCACCCGGAACTTCTCGTTCACCAGCCGGTCCTCAGAGTCCTCGTCAAACTCCTTCTGGGGGTACACGTCAATGCCATTGGATAGCAGGTCCGCAGTGATCTAGGGATCCAGAGGGGAGACAAGCGGGCACCGTCCATGCAGCAAACTGGACCAACCCACTGGGATCTGCCTGTGCTATGACCTCCACAAAGCAAGTGGCCCCAGACTCAGAGTCAGGGGTGGACTCTGGGGGTCTGGTAACTGTCCAGCTCTTGTGCCTCTGGAGTGGAGGAGGGGCAGCTCCAGACCTGCCTGCTGGGAGACCGCAGCCACCCCAGAGACCCGGGGTCACCATCCCAGGCACGGGGCATCCCCGTCCTGAATTCCACCTGGACACCCTCTCACTGCAGCGGCCCATACTGCACAGGGGCACCTGCGTGTGTCAAACTGTCACCAACCACCCTTTACAGCGACAGCTACCCGTACGGATGGTGATCAGTGACAACGTCCCCGTGAACAGCTGTCGTTTCTGCCCTGAGCACAGACAAATGCCCGGGGGCAGCTTTGGGGGCTTCCTTGTTCTTTTCCCTCCAGACACATCCGTTGCTAGGGCGCTGTCCTCCCCGAAGCAtgctgggaaaatccctggaCCTAAGGGATTGTGGGTGGAGCTTTGGGAATAAGAGTGAGGAGTCTCCCCGCTCAGAGACAGAGGCTCTATAGGAGCCCACGGTTCACCCTTCTGTTCGGAGAGCAGTCCAAGTGGGGCAGTGACTGGGAAGGAAGTGACCATCTGTCCCCTGATGGAAACTGTTTCTCCCATCTAATAAAAACTGGGGATTTTGTCTGATGGCCTTGCTCCCACCAAGGGGGATGGCGGGCAGAGGCAGAGTCCTACCCGTTGTTTGAAGTAGACCCTCTCCTCCAGGGTCAGCGTGTCGGCCTTGGCGATGACTGGGACAATGTTGACCACTTTGCTCAGGCGCTTCATGAACTCGATGTCCAGGGGCCTGAGGCTGGAGCAGAGGGACACGGATGAGGGTGTGGGGGGAGGCGCATGGAACGGGGACAGAAACGCGGAAAGGGGGCCCACTCCTGCCTGGAGGGAGCTGGGGCGAGGCCCCCAGGGTGCCTGCAGCTCCCAGGTGGGTGTATGCCAAGGTCAaggctgtgggctgagagccagcCAAGGCACTGGCGagggacagaaaaaggaaaagaatcttgAGCCACTCTGACCCgggggaggaaggggtggggggccAGACCAGCTCTGAGCAGCCTGGGGATGAGCTCCCAAAGCCCCCAGTGTGTCCACTGGGAGAAGGGCTGCCACCAGCTCAGAGGGCCATCAGATTGTGGGGCATCACCGTCCGGGGGCAGATGGGTGCTCACTCAGCCCCATTTCCCAGGATGAGCTGGGGGCTGCTGTCTGGGGCGTCCCCAGCCCCTTGCCCACTGGCTCCAGGTGTCCAAGGTCTGATGCGGGGAAATGCTACCCCTCAGGCCCTCctcacaccccccaccccaacccaagACAGCTCTCAGCAGCTGTGGGGCAGGGCAGCGGGGCTCCTGAATGGCTGGCACCGCCTTCCCACCAGGACCAGAGCTGTCCCTGTTGTTCCCGCAGTTGGTCACAACTCAGTGTGAGGGTGAGGCGGGCCCCAGGAGGAGGTCTGAATGATGATGGGGAGGAGCCGCTCGATCCCCCGGGCCGGGGTCTGGGGCGCGATGGCGTGGCACCCCGCTGGATcaccacagcagcagcagagcccagCCTCAGCCCCCTGCTTCCAGCAGCGCCTTGGTGGAGCATAGCCTGGACCAGCTGCTGTGGGACTCGCGGCTGAGCCCCCCGCCCCTGCGCAGACCCTCGCCAAGGGTGGCTCAGGGACTCGCTTGGTTTCCCACAAAGGCCCCCAGGTGAGGCCCACGGCTCCTGCCAGCTTCCTTCCTGTAACCGGTGCCTGCGAGGCTGGGCCCCAACCCTGGGCTTCCTGCTGCTAGCAGAACCGAGTGTAGAATAGTCAGAGCCAGAGCCTCAGGCCGTGGTGACCAGCCGGACCCCGGGCCCCAGCAGTCCCCCTCTGTCTACCCtcgctgccccctccccacccactcctGCATCCACTGGGTGCTGGGCTCCCTTCCTTCCCACGTCCTGATTCAGGACGAGCCCAAGGGTGTCCACCAGGCGGTGGGAAGACACCTACGGGTGTCAGGTGCAGATGGAGCCACAGGGAGCCAAGGACAAGGGGTCTGTGAGGCCATACAGGGcccatctggggcttccctggtggcgcagtggatgagaatccacctgccaatgcaggggatgcaggttcaatccctggtccatgaggattccacatgccgcggagcaactaagcccatgtgctcccactactgagcctgcctgCTGCAGCTACCGAAGCCCTCATGCCCTGGGGCCTGCGTTCcaccaggagaagccactgcaatgggaaggCGCACACCacaagagtagcccccacctgctgcaactagagaaagcccgagcagcaacaaagacccagcagaaccaaaaataaatatataaatgtaaaatacaggTGTGTTTTAAAaaggggctttcccaggtggctcaatgggtaaagaatccgcctgcaatgcaggagacgcagctttaatccctgggtcgggaagatcccctggaggagggcatggcaaaccactccagtattcttgcctgggaaatgccatggacagaggagcctggctggctaccgtccttgggatctcaaagagtcggacatgactgaagcgacagcacgcatacacacacacacacacacacacgtttaaagaaaaaatcaataaCACTGGCCCTACTCACATGCACAATTAACATTCTAAACAATCGAAGAGCGCATCTGCCCTCATGAGGGACACCACCCCTGCTCAAAGGAGGCGAGGAGCTCCCCGACCTCCGCTCCAGGGCACCCACCCCACGCCAGCCTCACTGGCTTGTACGTACATCTGTAGCTGCAGGTGGCAATGGCAGGAGAAAGCAGCTCTCTCCAAGGCGGCCTCGACTAACAGCCCTTATCCAGCCCTGCCCGGGGCCAAGCCCGCTGTTCTCTGTGCTCTAAGCCCTCCTCGGTGTGTGCGGGGGTCCCTGCCAGGGTCTGTTATCGCATCGTCAGCACTCCCCTTATGGACCAGCGACCCGCACGGAGGGGCAGGTAAGTGctaaagaaacacagctggagagTCTCTGCCCACCTGCCAGGCCCGCCAGAACGCCTGCCCTGAGAAGGCACAGCCCAGGCTCCGGACCACCCCGGGCCCAGCCGGTCCTCCGCCCTTCCAGGCAAACTGGATGGTGACAGGTGGGTGGGATGCAGGGTAGGGGCCAGAGGGGGATCGGGGGCACTCAGGCTGCGCGCCGGGGGCACATACGAGTGGCCGGTGGCGGGGATGAAGTACAGGCAGCAGTGGACGCGGGTGTCCGGGATGCGCTTCTTCCGGTTGATGTTGACCTCCTCTTGCAGGTACTTCTCGTACTGGTCGTTGATGAACTTCATGATGGGCTGCCAGCTGCACGGAGGGACCCAGTCAGCGAGCGTGGAACCCCCACAGCCCCAGctggggaagcagccccctgagccCCCATCCTCACCTGCAGGTCCCCAATCCCCCAAGTCTCCGCCCAACACCGggaagcggggggtgggggtggggtgggtaccACCTGAAATCCTGAGTGCAACAGAGACCTGAAACAGCCTCCCAGGCTGACCTGTGAcccctggggatgggggaggggcgaGATTCCCAGCAGCCTCGCGAGGGCTCTTCCGCCCGGGGCAGGGGTCCCCTCACCAGTTCTCATTGTTGATGTGGTCCCCGAAGCCCGGCGTGTCGATGACTGTCAGCTTCATGCGGACGCCCTTCTCTTCAATATCTGTACACAATCACAGCCCCCGCCAAGTTCAGAGGGGAAGACTCAGGACCTGTGCACATAACCGCCCCCTACCAGCCAGGCTGCCCGACCCACCCTGCCCCAAAGAGGCCCTCCGGCAGCACCCCCAGGATGATGCCAGGGAGATGCCAGTGTACAGCAGTGAAGCCCCCTGCCCGTGTGTTTTGGTGGAAAACTCAGCTGTCTCCAGAGGGCTCTGACCAGGGCCTGCAGGGATCCTGGAGAGCATCCCTGACCTCtcgccctcctcccaccccactccgAGTCTCAACAGGCCCAGAGGTGCTGCCCCGAGGGACCTGACTCggtgccctgcccccagccctgcccagctctCACCGTGTGTGATGGACTTGATCTCAATCGTCTTCGGGATGCGCTCCTCCGAGGTGGGCTGCACTGACTTCCGGCTGATCTTGGATTTGAAGAGGGTGTTGATCAAGGTGGACTTTCCCAAGCCGCTCTGCCCTGGGGAGAGAATGGGGCTGGTCGGCAGGGTgctccagagacggcagctcaAGCGCCTGGCAGGTGGCGAGGCCTGGGCATCATCCCCCAGCTCTCCTTGGTGGGGCTCTGGGTCAGGGGGCAGTCAGGAGGCAGGAAGGGCTGGGTGCCTGGGCAGTGGCCAAGCTCTCACTGTACTTTGTGGCAGAGCAGGACATGGACCCCTTGCCTTTTGACCACAGGGTGGTCAAACTGCCCCATGCAAGGTCCTGGGGCTCCCGGGAGGAGGTGAGATTCAGACAGCGTTGGGGAGGGAAAGTGGGGGCTGGCCCCTCCAGTGCGATCCACCCTTAGCTGCGGGACATACCAGGATCCACGTCAAGATTGATGGAAAAGCCCTACAAAGCCCCCCAGCGGAGGGTCTGTATCCCTCACCGCTAGACCACCCACACTGCAGGGTTCCAGTCCAAAGCCCTGGGGGCCAGGCTCCCCACCGCTGAGGATCACCTCGGTAGAAGAGAGTCCACACGCTCGTCTGTCCTGCAGGCCAGGCCTGTCACCCCGTTTTACAAGAGCCTTTGTGGCCGGCCGGAGAGGGGCAGGGGGGCTTCCTTGCGTGGCTCTGGGTGGCTCACCGGCTGGATGAGAGCGGGGGACTTACCCACCACCATGATGTTGAACTCGAAGCCCTGCTTCATGGCCTTCCTGCGCATCTGCTCCAGGATGGAGTCGATCCCCACGTAGCCGAAGTCCACGGAGGCCTTCTCGTTCCGTGGCGCAGGCGGCTGCTTGAGCGCGGCATCTCTGGGGGTGTCAGCCATGTCGCCAGCGCTGCTGGGAGCTGCCTCGGTGGCTGCAGGAAGAGGAGTGGGCGCTTTAGGGGGCGATGGTGGGGGAGGAAGGACACGCAGGTgggggaaaatgaggctcagTTGCCCAAGAGACCCGGAGGAACGCCTCAGAGCCAGACCCCTTGGCCCAAGCTGTCCTGCCGCCGTCTGCCTGGCCCACAAAGCCTCACCCCACAACTTAAGTCCTGAGCCAGGACAAAGGAGAGGACGACCCTCTGAATGGAGGACGGAGGGAACCAGCCAGTCCCAAGCACCTGCCGGTGGCCCCGGGCCGGCCGGAGTGTAGAAGGAGGGCAGGGACGCAGAGCTAGCTCCTCCGGGCACAGTGGTCCCACTGGTCCCTGGGTGATGGCAGGAAGGAGAGGGCCCATGGGCAGCACCTGCGGGTActgccccctgcctcccacctggACTAGATTCAAGTGTCTTCTCTCTGGCCGCCCAGCACCTGCGGGGCCCCGCGCCCACAGCCTGGGAGGCAGTTTTGTTTTCAGGTCTGCAGACAGGCAGATGGGACTGAGCTGCTCAAAATAACTCAGGCTGCTTCGGTCTACGGGTCAgagccttcctcctctcctcctgggctGCCCTAAGAGTCCACGTGACCCAGCTGGAGGcctgggggggggcgggggagatgCCCAGAAAGCTCCCAGTGGGGACCCGAGGGGCACCTGGCCTGCAGGGCTGGTCAGCTGCATCCGGGTGAGTCCCCCCCACCACGATGTGCACATCCAGACCACACCCTTCCCTGAcggccctccccagcccctccgtTGCCCCGCGGGTCCAAGCTCTTCCCACCCTCTGTCCACTAAGAAGGATTTTCAGCTTCATCTTGCCTCCCAGGAAGGATCACAGTCTCTTCTCCCGGGACACCCTGAGCTCATGGGAAGTGACCACCCAGCAAGTCCAAACACTCCCCCTCTGCCCATGAGCCCCTCTCACAGCCCTCAGGGAGAGAGTGCTGGTGGTTTCCAGAGCAACAGCGGCCCCCCTAGGTGCCAACCTCTCCAGGGGGCATACCCCACTGCCAAGGTGGGCAAGCAGCCTTCCCAAACACGGCCTCCTACCCatcccctcctgcccctgccaGGAAGGTCACTGCCGAGCTTTCAGATAAACTGCGTTTTGGTTTCCTGAGGAAATAACCGGACTCCACCCCACCCACCAGGTTGCACCTCTGGAGCCACCTCCGTCTTCAGGAGCCTCCGAGGGAGCTGAGATGGGAGCCagcaccctctcctccctgcatGCCCAGGCCAGTAAGAGAGGAAAGATGACTGGCCCTGTTAGCTTACAAATCCCAGAGACTGGGGTGTCGCTGGTTTATCCCCAAGTCAGTCACTAACGTCCCCCTATCCTTTGCCCGGAACAGGCAGAGACATTCCTGCTTCAGAGAACAGGGGCGTTAAACATGTAACGTAACACCATAACAAGGCCAGGGGATGCCTGGGGGTCCACACATTTCTCCTAACAACAGGCTGATGCTGGAGGTTTTGGTTCCACGTCCCACCTCACCCCATCCCCGGGCCAGGGAAAGGCAAACggcccaggaggcagggatcCCCCCTATTCGACCGCCATTGGGGGGCCTCCTCCCTGCGCAGCCCGGAATGAATTGCCTCTGCTCAGAAACACTCTGCCCTAGGCTCCGGCATCGTTAAACAAACAAAGACCAGAGCTGCATCTGGCCCGAACGTGTGGCTCTGGGGCTGCTTCCTGGAGACAGACATGGGGCCCTGTCTTTCGGGACAGCAGTTCAGCCCTGCCCCACGTGACCAAAAATTGCTTCCATCTGTCTGCGGGTCTGGGAGCCATTCTGCCCTGGACCgggccagccccctgccccacccccatatCTTCCTCCATCCCTCACTCCCTCCAGAACAgcacagggtggggggtggggagactcCTCTCCACAGCTCCAAGAGCAGCAGAGAGAGGCTCCAGCCAGCCAACATCCCCTGCAGAAACCAAAGCAAACCCCCCTGCCCACCAGGGCCCTGTTAGAGAAATAATCAGAGAAACAGGACAAGCGTCATCATTCCCGCTGAGAGAAGGGCCTGGCCTTCTGCACAGGTGAGGGCCCATCCCCCCCGAGGCCCCTCCTCTGGGAGGCTCCATGGTGGGCAACCCCCACTCTGTCTGCCTGGATGGCCGGCAGATATGGGACCCTCCCGCTATGCCCACCCTGATAGGAGGCTTTGGGTCTGCCTTCAGGACCCCATGGGGGAGTGTAGAGGCCCCCAGCAGTCAACCGGCCCAGAGATGGTCTCTGTGAAACTCGGGGTTTCTGTGATTCTTGCAGCCTCGAGGACTCTAGCCAGCTAGACAGGACGGTGGAGATGGGCGACTCCAGCACTGTCCAGTGAGGTAGCCACGTGTGCCACTTCTTAGAAATTGTGGTGAAATTTACAGAACGCAAAATGTACCATCGTAACCAATTTTAAGCATGCGGCTTGGGAGTGTCAAGTACATTCACGTTATTCTGCACCCAAGCTCCTaactcatcttgcaaaactgaaaccatCCCCATTAAGGATGAACCCCCCGACTCcccattctgttttctgtctccatGATTTTAGCTACTGTGCACCCCAGGTCAACAGAGTCACACAGTATTCATCCTTTCGTGACAGGCTTGTTTCACCAAGAAGGCCCTCAGGGTCAGCCCACGCTCTAGCAGGTGTCAGGATGTCCTTCCTTCTGAAGGCTGAGTGATACTCCGGTGTGTGGATGGAGtacatttttaattcattcatcaatggacacttgggttgcttctgttTCTCAAGACCCGGATTTCAAAGCTTTCTGAAACATTTTTGACCCAGTGGGAATGCTGAGTCAAATGGTAGTCATAGTTTTAATTTTGTTCAGAACCACCAACTGTTTTCACGAACATGACATCCGATCACTTAAAATGCAGCTAGTCTAACGGAGGAACTcagttttgtatttaattttaattcatttcagtTTAAAGAATGATACAtggcatggggacttccctggcagcccagtagttaagactctgcccttcaaaTGCAGGGAGTGagtgtctgatccctggtcagggaacgaagatcccacatgccacaaagcatggacaagaaattttaaaaaaatttttttaattaaaaaaaaaaaaaaaaagaatgacacacGGCAGTGGCAGCTATCCTGGAGAGCACAGAACTCTTGTCTAACTTCCTAATTTTACAAACggggtgtgatttttttttaatgaaatgcacCGGAAGCAGTCTGGCAAACCGGAGACCATCAATGAATTTAGGCCTGTAACTTCACATTCACTCTCATGATAGCTGATTAACATACGTGTCCCCCCAACAGGCCACAAGCTCCAGTGAGGATGGCAGTGACGTGTGTGGATCTCCAGTGAGCCTCCAGAGCCCTACAGGGAGGGGACAC
Coding sequences within it:
- the SEPT9 gene encoding septin-9 isoform X2 yields the protein MMERDRITALKRSFEVEEVETPNSTPPRRVQTPLLRSSVASSTQKFQDLGVKNSEPAARHVDSLSQRSPKAALRRVELSGPKAEPVSRRTEISIDISSKQVENAGTAGPSRFGLKRAEALGHKTPEPAPRRTEITIVKPQESGHRRMETPASKMPEVPTAPAADTAPKRVEIQVPKPAEGPASPIPPQTLENSELAPMSQLQSRLDPKPQPPVAEIPPKSQEATEAAPSSAGDMADTPRDAALKQPPAPRNEKASVDFGYVGIDSILEQMRRKAMKQGFEFNIMVVGQSGLGKSTLINTLFKSKISRKSVQPTSEERIPKTIEIKSITHDIEEKGVRMKLTVIDTPGFGDHINNENCWQPIMKFINDQYEKYLQEEVNINRKKRIPDTRVHCCLYFIPATGHSLRPLDIEFMKRLSKVVNIVPVIAKADTLTLEERVYFKQRITADLLSNGIDVYPQKEFDEDSEDRLVNEKFREMIPFAVVGSDHEYQVNGKRILGRKTKWGTIEVENTTHCEFAYLRDLLIRTHMQNIKDITSTIHFEAYRVKRLHEGSSAVANGVEEKAPEAQEM
- the SEPT9 gene encoding septin-9 isoform X4; amino-acid sequence: MADTPRDAALKQPPAPRNEKASVDFGYVGIDSILEQMRRKAMKQGFEFNIMVVGQSGLGKSTLINTLFKSKISRKSVQPTSEERIPKTIEIKSITHDIEEKGVRMKLTVIDTPGFGDHINNENCWQPIMKFINDQYEKYLQEEVNINRKKRIPDTRVHCCLYFIPATGHSLRPLDIEFMKRLSKVVNIVPVIAKADTLTLEERVYFKQRITADLLSNGIDVYPQKEFDEDSEDRLVNEKFREMIPFAVVGSDHEYQVNGKRILGRKTKWGTIEVENTTHCEFAYLRDLLIRTHMQNIKDITSTIHFEAYRVKRLHEGSSAVANGVEEKAPEAQEM